From Astatotilapia calliptera chromosome 19, fAstCal1.2, whole genome shotgun sequence, a single genomic window includes:
- the jkamp gene encoding JNK1/MAPK8-associated membrane protein isoform X2, which translates to MAVAVSSTCPGLYCGRMMVNGSVEGECGVCPRGERANMQKVCERCIESPEIYDWLYLGFMAMLPLVLHWFFIEWYSGKKSSSALLQHVTAMLECSMSAVVTLLVTEPVGMLTIRSCRVQMLSDWYTMLYNPSPDYVNTLHCTQEAVYPLYTIVLIYYAFCLILMMMLRPLLVKKMACGLGKSDRFKSIYAALYFFPILTVLQAIGGGLLYYAFPYIILVLSLVTLAVYMSASEIQSFKNLVAKKKRLIVLFSHWLLHAYGIISISRLDKLEQDLPLLALVPGPALFYIVTAKFTEPSRILLEAGNGH; encoded by the exons ATGG CTGTGGCCGTGAGTTCAACATGTCCAGGGCTGTACTGTGGCAGGATGATGGTCAACGGCTCAGTGGAGGGAGAATGTGGT GTTTGTCCTCGAGGAGAGCGGGCCAACATGCAGAAAGTGTGTGAGCGCTGCATCGAGTCTCCTGAGATCTACGACTGGCTCTATCTGGGGTTTATGGCCATGTTGCCTCTTGTGTTGCACTGGTTCTTTATTGAATGGTACTCTGGAAAGAAGAG TTCCAGTGCTTTACTCCAACATGTGACCGCCATGTTGGAGTGCAGTATGTCAGCTGTGGTCACTCTGCTGGTCACAGAGCCTGTGGGAATGCTCACTATCCGTTCTTGTCGAGTGCAAATGCTTTCAGACTGGTACACGATGCTGTACAACCCAAGTCCAGACTATGTCAACACATTACACTGCACTCAGGAAGCTGTGTACCCACT CTACACGATCGTGCTGATCTACTATGCATTTTGCTTGATACTAATGATGATGCTGCGTCCTCTGTTGGTGAAGAAGATGGCGTGTGGTTTGGGCAAATCCGACCGTTTTAAGAGCATCTATGCTGCTCTGTACTTCTTCCCGATCCTCACTGTGCTGCAGGCTATAGGAGGAGGACTGCTCT ACTATGCATTCCCCTACATCATCCTGGTCCTGTCTCTTGTCACGTTGGCTGTTTACATGTCTGCCTCTGAGATACAG TCTTTTAAGAATCTGGTTGCCAAGAAGAAGCGTCTCATCGTCCTGTTCAGCCACTGGCTGCTGCATGCTTACGGCATCATCTCGATCTCCCGACTGGACAAGCTGGAACAGGACCTGCCGCTGTTGGCCCTCGTGCCAGGACCCGCTCTGTTTTACATCGTCACAGCCAAATTCACTGAGCCCAGCCGCATCCTCTTGGAGGCTGGCAATGGACACTGA
- the jkamp gene encoding JNK1/MAPK8-associated membrane protein isoform X1, protein MLAAVAVSSTCPGLYCGRMMVNGSVEGECGVCPRGERANMQKVCERCIESPEIYDWLYLGFMAMLPLVLHWFFIEWYSGKKSSSALLQHVTAMLECSMSAVVTLLVTEPVGMLTIRSCRVQMLSDWYTMLYNPSPDYVNTLHCTQEAVYPLYTIVLIYYAFCLILMMMLRPLLVKKMACGLGKSDRFKSIYAALYFFPILTVLQAIGGGLLYYAFPYIILVLSLVTLAVYMSASEIQSFKNLVAKKKRLIVLFSHWLLHAYGIISISRLDKLEQDLPLLALVPGPALFYIVTAKFTEPSRILLEAGNGH, encoded by the exons ATGCTTGCAGCTGTGGCCGTGAGTTCAACATGTCCAGGGCTGTACTGTGGCAGGATGATGGTCAACGGCTCAGTGGAGGGAGAATGTGGT GTTTGTCCTCGAGGAGAGCGGGCCAACATGCAGAAAGTGTGTGAGCGCTGCATCGAGTCTCCTGAGATCTACGACTGGCTCTATCTGGGGTTTATGGCCATGTTGCCTCTTGTGTTGCACTGGTTCTTTATTGAATGGTACTCTGGAAAGAAGAG TTCCAGTGCTTTACTCCAACATGTGACCGCCATGTTGGAGTGCAGTATGTCAGCTGTGGTCACTCTGCTGGTCACAGAGCCTGTGGGAATGCTCACTATCCGTTCTTGTCGAGTGCAAATGCTTTCAGACTGGTACACGATGCTGTACAACCCAAGTCCAGACTATGTCAACACATTACACTGCACTCAGGAAGCTGTGTACCCACT CTACACGATCGTGCTGATCTACTATGCATTTTGCTTGATACTAATGATGATGCTGCGTCCTCTGTTGGTGAAGAAGATGGCGTGTGGTTTGGGCAAATCCGACCGTTTTAAGAGCATCTATGCTGCTCTGTACTTCTTCCCGATCCTCACTGTGCTGCAGGCTATAGGAGGAGGACTGCTCT ACTATGCATTCCCCTACATCATCCTGGTCCTGTCTCTTGTCACGTTGGCTGTTTACATGTCTGCCTCTGAGATACAG TCTTTTAAGAATCTGGTTGCCAAGAAGAAGCGTCTCATCGTCCTGTTCAGCCACTGGCTGCTGCATGCTTACGGCATCATCTCGATCTCCCGACTGGACAAGCTGGAACAGGACCTGCCGCTGTTGGCCCTCGTGCCAGGACCCGCTCTGTTTTACATCGTCACAGCCAAATTCACTGAGCCCAGCCGCATCCTCTTGGAGGCTGGCAATGGACACTGA